From the genome of Suricata suricatta isolate VVHF042 chromosome 3, meerkat_22Aug2017_6uvM2_HiC, whole genome shotgun sequence, one region includes:
- the NEU2 gene encoding sialidase-2, whose amino-acid sequence MASSPSLQKETVFRSGTHAYRIPALLYLPQQKTLLAFVEQRISKKDEHAEVIVLRRGSYHAAAHRVQWHAQEVVTEAQLEGHRSMNPSPVYDEVTGTLFLFFIAVPGQVSEHHQIHTRVNLVRLCQVTSTDHGKSWSPARDLTGLAIGEAHKEWATFAVGPGHCVQLHNKTQSLVVPAYAYRNLHPHQRPSPFAFCFVSHDHGHTWQRGNFVAQDTVECQVAEVGGAEQRVVYVNARSPRGARVQAESTNDGLDFQDAHLVDQLVEPPHGCQGSIVSFPNPGAGADASDRWLLYTHPTDPQHRVDLGVYLNKRLPGSPAWSEPTLLVKGSCAYSDLQSMGTGPDGSPQFGCLYESENYEQVSFLMFTLKQAFPAEFSSPLCATPEGLPLAQAPLCS is encoded by the exons atggCGTCCTCCCCCAGCCTGCAGAAGGAGACGGTGTTCCGGTCGGGAACCCATGCCTACAGGATCCCCGCTCTGCTGTACCTGCCTCAGCAGAAGACACTGTTGGCCTTCGTGGAACAGCGGATCAGCAAGAAGGACGAGCACGCGGAGGTGATCGTCCTGCGCAGGGGAAGCTACCACGCAGCTGCCCATCGGGtccag TGGCATGCCCAGGAGGTGGTGACCGAAGCCCAGCTGGAGGGCCACCGGTCCATGAACCCGAGCCCCGTGTACGACGAGGTGACAGGgaccctcttcctcttcttcatcgCCGTCCCCGGGCAGGTGTCCGAGCACCACCAGATCCACACCCGGGTCAACTTGGTGCGGCTTTGCCAGGTCACCAGCACCGACCACGGGAAGTCCTGGAGCCCCGCCAGAGACCTCACTGGCCTTGCCATTGGTGAAGCCCACAAAGAATGGGCCACTTTTGCGGTGGGTCCGGGGCACTGTGTGCAGCTGCACAACAAGACGCAGAGTCTGGTGGTGCCCGCCTATGCCTACCGGAATCTGCACCCCCACCAACGGCCTTCCCCATTCGCCTTCTGCTTCGTCAGCCACGACCACGGGCACACGTGGCAGAGAGGGAACTTCGTGGCCCAGGACACCGTGGAGTGTCAGGTGGCCGAGGTCGGGGGCGCGGAGCAGAGGGTGGTGTATGTCAATGCCCGGAGCCCGCGCGGAGCCAGGGTGCAGGCCGAGAGCACCAATGACGGGCTCGACTTCCAGGACGCCCATCTCGTGGATCAGCTGGTGGAGCCTCCGCATGGCTGCCAAGGGAGCATCGTCAGCTTCCCCAACCCTGGCGCGGGGGCCGACGCCTCGGACCGATGGCTGCTCTACACTCACCCCACCGACCCACAGCACAGGGTCGACCTGGGCGTGTACCTCAACAAGCGGCTCCCGGGCTCCCCGGCCTGGTCAGAGCCCACTCTGCTGGTCAAGGGCAGCTGTGCTTACTCAGACCTGCAGAGCATGGGCACCGGCCCCGACGGGTCACCCCAGTTCGGGTGTCTGTACGAGTCCGAGAACTACGAGCAAGTCAGCTTCCTCATGTTCACCCTGAAACAAGCCTTCCCAGCTGAGTTTTCGTCTCCGCTGTGTGCCACCCCAGAAGGGCTCCCACTGGCCCAGGCCCCCCTTTGCTCTTGA